A genomic stretch from Chitinophaga lutea includes:
- a CDS encoding alpha/beta fold hydrolase, whose protein sequence is MWRMCLLLLTAVTVQAQNIQPLDAELTGYAYPYPVQFFHFSSQQQPLRMAYMDLRPARPNGKTVLLLHGKNFCGAYWDSTAAALADKGFRVVMPDQVGFGKSTKPAHYQYSFQQLAQNTRALLDSLGIRKTAVLGHSMGGMLATRFALMYPAMTEKLILENPIGLEDWKTVVPYQQVDQWYKGELAQDYEKIKKYQLDNYYAGQWTPAYDKWAQLLAGWTRHPDYPRVAWNNALTYDMIFTQPVCYEFQHVLVPTLLIIGQRDRTALGKASAPDSVKSKLGNYPVLGRKAAAQIKNAKLVELDNVGHLPHVEAFSRFMEPLQGFLQ, encoded by the coding sequence ATGTGGAGAATGTGCTTACTGTTGTTAACGGCTGTGACCGTTCAGGCCCAGAATATCCAGCCGCTCGACGCGGAACTGACCGGATATGCATACCCTTACCCCGTCCAATTCTTCCATTTCAGCAGCCAGCAACAGCCGTTGCGCATGGCGTATATGGACCTGCGGCCGGCCCGGCCCAACGGGAAAACGGTGCTGCTTCTGCACGGTAAAAACTTCTGCGGGGCGTATTGGGACAGTACGGCGGCCGCCCTGGCGGATAAGGGATTCCGGGTGGTGATGCCCGACCAGGTGGGGTTTGGTAAGTCGACGAAACCGGCCCACTACCAGTATTCCTTCCAGCAGCTGGCGCAAAACACCAGGGCCCTGCTGGATTCCCTGGGTATCCGTAAAACTGCCGTGCTGGGGCATTCCATGGGGGGCATGCTGGCTACCCGCTTTGCTTTGATGTACCCGGCGATGACGGAAAAACTGATCCTCGAAAACCCCATCGGCCTCGAAGACTGGAAAACGGTAGTGCCGTATCAGCAGGTTGACCAATGGTACAAAGGCGAGCTTGCGCAGGATTACGAGAAAATCAAAAAATACCAGCTCGACAATTACTACGCCGGCCAATGGACGCCCGCCTACGATAAATGGGCGCAGTTGCTGGCTGGCTGGACGCGGCATCCTGATTATCCCCGAGTTGCCTGGAACAACGCGTTAACGTACGATATGATTTTCACCCAGCCCGTTTGTTACGAATTTCAGCATGTGCTGGTCCCCACGCTGCTGATCATCGGCCAGCGCGACCGTACTGCCCTGGGCAAAGCGTCGGCGCCGGATTCCGTGAAAAGTAAGCTGGGCAATTATCCTGTTTTGGGCCGCAAGGCCGCGGCGCAAATCAAAAATGCAAAACTGGTGGAACTGGATAACGTGGGGCATCTTCCGCACGTGGAGGCGTTTTCGCGGTTTATGGAGCCGTTGCAGGGGTTTCTACAATGA
- a CDS encoding patatin-like phospholipase family protein, with protein MKRIWLRFFYSFPVQLLMLHFRKYQVLLIFWAILFSTINGGFAKLFGGDALYLAPEYMGKVNFYSTTVMGVATAIFTMSWNITTFILHSRRFQFLATTTQPFFRYCLNNAVVPGLFLLNLLWRGWEYQRWQELNTVPQILLLAEGFICGFLMVIFFSFFYFFNADKNIGKRLSRKFGNPRNFLRTVLNPHQERDENALPVHNYFASPWRIRRARNVDHYNKHYLDNIFKQHHFAAIITVGLALVFLVIMAYLMDYNAFRIPAGASVLIFFAFLIAIAGAYAYVFQTWAIPILIFLILGLNWMVKNQWIDNRNKAYGLNYRDKQDRPQYSVQHLQEFFTEARADADKKHTLQILEKWKAKFPAGHKPPMIIINTSGGGSRSATWTMNVLQRYDSLLQGRLLRHTVLMTGASGGMLGATYFRELYLQHQQGLLKGRNLYDSIYTENISRDLLNSVFSSFAVNDFITPFRNFNIGKNHYAKDRGFAFEMQLNINTGNALNKTISAYREAEANAQIPLLVWCATLNADGRRLYISPQPVSYLCAADYRYPTRTVRDIDGVDFVQFFSRQHADELRVTSAIRMSATFPYILPNVFLPSTPIVDVMDAGIRDNFGQETSLRFLYTFREWINENTSGVIFMQIRDTRKNDVSPIKQKKDLSDLIFEPLFSMQSHWMSMQDFHQDHLINYMEGYFPGKFKRVIFQYVPQQAEKAAALSLHLTSREKLDIARALDNPGNQQTFNLLKKALE; from the coding sequence GTGAAAAGAATCTGGCTACGGTTTTTTTATTCCTTCCCCGTTCAGCTCCTGATGCTGCATTTCCGCAAGTACCAGGTGCTGCTGATTTTCTGGGCTATTCTGTTCAGCACCATCAACGGCGGCTTTGCGAAGCTGTTTGGCGGCGATGCGCTGTACCTGGCCCCGGAATACATGGGTAAAGTGAATTTCTACAGCACCACCGTGATGGGCGTGGCCACGGCCATTTTCACCATGAGCTGGAACATCACCACGTTCATCCTGCACAGCCGCCGCTTCCAGTTTCTGGCTACCACCACGCAGCCTTTCTTCCGGTACTGCCTCAACAATGCCGTCGTTCCGGGCCTTTTCCTGCTGAACCTGCTCTGGCGGGGATGGGAGTACCAGCGCTGGCAGGAACTGAACACGGTACCGCAAATACTCCTGCTGGCGGAAGGGTTCATTTGCGGTTTCCTGATGGTGATCTTTTTTTCCTTCTTCTATTTTTTCAACGCGGATAAAAATATCGGCAAACGCCTCAGCCGTAAATTCGGCAACCCGCGCAATTTCCTGCGCACGGTGCTCAACCCCCACCAGGAAAGGGACGAAAACGCCCTCCCGGTGCACAACTACTTCGCGAGCCCCTGGCGCATCCGCCGGGCAAGGAATGTAGACCACTACAACAAACATTATCTCGATAATATTTTCAAGCAGCACCACTTCGCGGCCATTATCACGGTGGGGCTGGCCCTGGTGTTTCTCGTGATCATGGCTTACCTGATGGATTACAACGCCTTCAGGATACCGGCCGGCGCCAGCGTGCTGATCTTTTTCGCTTTCCTGATCGCCATCGCCGGCGCTTATGCGTATGTTTTCCAGACCTGGGCAATTCCCATCCTCATCTTCCTCATCCTGGGGCTGAACTGGATGGTGAAAAACCAGTGGATAGACAATCGCAACAAGGCGTATGGCCTTAACTACCGCGACAAGCAGGACCGGCCGCAGTACAGCGTGCAGCATCTGCAGGAATTTTTCACGGAAGCGCGCGCGGACGCGGATAAAAAACATACCCTGCAGATTCTCGAAAAATGGAAGGCGAAATTCCCTGCCGGGCATAAACCGCCAATGATTATCATCAACACCAGCGGAGGCGGCAGCCGGTCCGCCACCTGGACGATGAACGTGCTGCAGCGGTACGACAGCCTGCTGCAGGGCCGGCTGCTGCGCCATACCGTGCTTATGACCGGTGCCTCCGGCGGCATGCTGGGCGCCACCTATTTCAGGGAACTGTATCTCCAGCATCAGCAGGGGCTGCTGAAGGGGCGTAACCTCTACGACAGCATCTACACGGAAAATATCTCACGCGACCTGCTCAATTCCGTTTTCAGCTCGTTCGCGGTCAACGATTTCATCACCCCTTTCCGCAACTTCAACATCGGCAAAAACCACTACGCGAAAGACCGCGGGTTTGCTTTTGAAATGCAGCTCAACATCAACACAGGTAACGCGCTCAATAAAACCATCAGCGCCTATCGCGAAGCGGAGGCTAACGCACAGATACCGCTGCTGGTATGGTGCGCCACGCTCAACGCGGACGGCCGCCGGTTATATATTTCACCGCAACCGGTGAGTTATCTCTGCGCGGCGGATTACCGCTACCCTACCCGCACCGTGCGGGATATCGACGGGGTGGATTTCGTGCAGTTCTTTTCGCGCCAGCATGCGGACGAGTTGCGTGTGACGAGCGCCATCCGCATGAGCGCCACCTTCCCGTATATTCTGCCAAACGTGTTTTTGCCCAGCACACCCATTGTGGACGTAATGGATGCAGGCATCCGCGACAACTTCGGACAGGAAACCTCGCTCCGCTTTTTGTACACTTTCCGGGAATGGATAAACGAAAACACGTCGGGCGTGATATTCATGCAGATACGCGATACGCGTAAAAACGATGTGAGCCCCATCAAACAGAAAAAAGACCTGAGCGATCTGATTTTCGAACCGCTGTTTTCCATGCAGTCGCACTGGATGAGCATGCAGGATTTTCACCAGGACCATCTCATCAACTACATGGAAGGCTACTTCCCAGGGAAATTCAAACGGGTGATTTTCCAGTACGTGCCGCAGCAGGCGGAAAAAGCAGCAGCCCTCAGCCTGCACCTCACCAGCCGGGAAAAGCTCGATATCGCGCGGGCGCTCGATAACCCTGGCAACCAGCAAACATTCAATCTGTTGAAGAAGGCATTGGAATAG
- a CDS encoding COX15/CtaA family protein, translating into MEMQQNRGNKAIVIWLFTGVVMIIVQVLLGGITRLTGSGLSITEWKPILGALPPMNEAAWQEAFAKYQEIGQAKVINSHFTLADFKWIYFWEWLHRNWARLIGIVFALPFIYFVVTKKIQRSMIGPMIILFLLGGLQGAIGWIMVQSGLNEENLYVSHIRLAIHFIAALGLLWYTLWFALKLSVPAENITEAPTARRLSGWILGLLVIQLIYGAFMAGLHAALAANTWPTINGMWWPGGLFPAGKFWDAITHNVITIHFIHRGLAYILTVLIAVWFLKTARFPKLAGVRMLALLTVLLQVFLGVLTLLNTRTGIPLGFALAHQFTGMALLMVLVWGRFLTRA; encoded by the coding sequence ATGGAAATGCAGCAAAACAGAGGCAATAAAGCCATCGTGATCTGGCTTTTCACCGGCGTGGTGATGATTATTGTGCAGGTGTTGCTGGGAGGCATTACGCGCCTTACCGGCTCGGGGTTATCCATCACCGAATGGAAGCCCATCCTGGGCGCACTGCCGCCCATGAATGAAGCGGCCTGGCAGGAGGCGTTCGCCAAATACCAGGAAATCGGGCAGGCGAAAGTCATCAACAGTCATTTTACCCTGGCGGATTTTAAATGGATCTATTTCTGGGAATGGTTGCACCGCAACTGGGCCCGCCTCATTGGAATTGTGTTTGCCCTGCCTTTTATTTATTTCGTTGTAACGAAAAAAATCCAGCGCAGCATGATCGGCCCGATGATCATCCTTTTTCTGCTGGGCGGCCTCCAGGGCGCCATCGGCTGGATCATGGTGCAGAGCGGCCTGAATGAAGAAAATCTTTACGTGAGCCACATCCGGCTGGCTATCCATTTTATCGCGGCCCTCGGCCTGCTGTGGTACACCCTCTGGTTTGCGCTGAAACTGAGCGTGCCGGCGGAAAATATTACGGAAGCGCCGACAGCGCGCCGCCTCTCGGGGTGGATCCTCGGGCTGCTGGTGATCCAGCTGATCTACGGCGCATTCATGGCCGGCCTGCACGCCGCACTGGCCGCCAATACCTGGCCGACCATCAACGGCATGTGGTGGCCCGGCGGCCTGTTCCCTGCGGGTAAATTCTGGGACGCCATCACCCACAATGTGATCACCATCCACTTCATCCACCGCGGCCTCGCTTACATCCTGACCGTTCTCATCGCCGTCTGGTTCCTGAAAACGGCCCGCTTCCCCAAACTCGCGGGCGTACGGATGCTTGCATTGCTGACCGTGCTCCTCCAGGTTTTCCTCGGCGTGCTCACCCTGCTGAATACCCGCACCGGCATCCCCCTCGGCTTTGCACTGGCCCACCAGTTCACGGGAATGGCCCTGCTGATGGTACTCGTATGGGGTAGATTCCTGACACGTGCGTAA
- a CDS encoding ribonuclease HII, with the protein MIFINSPIIPPVFVILARTKAIHLLLPYYQDVLMEAGCDEAGRGCLAGPVFAAAVILPKNFRHPLLNDSKQMKEPDRKKLRKVIEKKALAYAVASIDNEEIDRINILKASFKAMHEALARLSLQPQMLLIDGNRFHPYGNIPHTCIIQGDGKYASIAAASILAKTYRDEYMHQLHEQFPYYGWKENKGYPTRFHRDAIRNHGDTPYHRRTFRLLPDEQLSLDGDEEEKW; encoded by the coding sequence ATGATTTTTATCAATTCCCCGATCATTCCACCGGTTTTTGTAATTTTAGCGCGAACAAAAGCCATTCACTTGTTACTGCCATATTACCAGGATGTTTTAATGGAAGCCGGTTGCGATGAAGCCGGGAGGGGGTGTCTGGCAGGCCCCGTGTTTGCGGCGGCCGTCATACTGCCAAAAAATTTCCGCCATCCGCTGCTCAACGATTCAAAGCAGATGAAGGAACCCGACAGGAAGAAGCTCAGAAAGGTGATCGAAAAGAAAGCGCTGGCCTACGCGGTGGCGAGTATCGACAACGAGGAAATTGACAGGATAAATATCCTGAAAGCCTCATTCAAGGCGATGCACGAAGCTTTGGCACGATTATCGCTGCAGCCCCAAATGTTACTCATTGATGGGAACCGTTTTCATCCCTATGGCAATATCCCGCATACCTGCATCATACAGGGCGACGGAAAATATGCATCCATAGCGGCAGCGTCCATCCTGGCAAAAACTTACCGGGATGAATATATGCACCAGCTGCATGAGCAATTCCCATATTACGGGTGGAAGGAGAATAAAGGTTATCCGACCCGCTTTCACCGGGATGCAATCCGAAACCATGGCGATACGCCCTACCACCGAAGGACGTTCCGCTTGCTACCGGATGAGCAGCTCAGCCTGGACGGCGACGAGGAGGAAAAGTGGTAA
- the rpoN gene encoding RNA polymerase factor sigma-54: MLKQTQQQKLLQKLSPQQIQLMKLLQVPTAVLEERIKEELEENPALEYGEDGQEDEFNKEGEEFEAPAEDEFEPDGSENEYDNIDISEYVSEGDDEIADYKLRDDNYPEQDESRTIPVRVETTFHDHLLSQLGMQTLSDRERRIAEQIIGSIDDDGYLRRETGAIVDDLSFSQNVDTNEEEIRQLIKLIQTFDPPGVCCTDLKECLLLQLKRKNPDDPGVSTATQILENYFDEFTKKHYEKIQRSLNLSDEDLREAIGQIIKLNPKPGGNYSVLNKAESYVIPDFFILNNNGKLELSLNSKNAPDLRISEGYREMLKEYDRGDKKDKRQKEAVLFIKQKIDAAKWFIDAIKQRQHTLLSTMEAIMNYQHEFFLTGDETTMKPMILKDIADITQLDISTVSRVANSKYVQTEFGTFKLKFFFSESLSTDSGEEVSTREVKKILADMIGGENKRKPLSDENLTKMLQDKGYNIARRTVAKYREQLNIPVARLRKEL; encoded by the coding sequence ATGTTAAAGCAAACGCAACAACAGAAACTATTACAGAAGTTATCGCCCCAGCAGATTCAGCTTATGAAACTGCTGCAGGTGCCTACTGCTGTGCTGGAAGAAAGAATCAAGGAAGAACTGGAGGAAAACCCTGCGCTTGAATATGGCGAAGACGGGCAGGAAGACGAGTTCAACAAAGAGGGCGAAGAGTTCGAAGCACCGGCGGAAGACGAGTTTGAGCCCGATGGCAGCGAAAACGAATATGACAACATCGATATTTCGGAGTACGTTTCCGAAGGCGATGACGAAATAGCGGACTACAAGCTCCGCGACGATAATTACCCTGAACAGGACGAGTCCAGGACCATCCCCGTGCGGGTGGAAACCACCTTTCACGATCACCTGCTCAGCCAGCTGGGCATGCAAACGCTCAGCGACCGCGAGCGCCGCATCGCTGAGCAGATCATCGGCAGCATCGACGACGACGGTTACCTGCGCCGCGAAACCGGTGCTATCGTAGACGATCTTTCTTTTTCCCAGAATGTCGACACCAACGAAGAAGAAATCCGCCAGCTGATCAAACTTATCCAGACGTTCGATCCGCCCGGCGTGTGCTGCACCGACCTGAAGGAATGCCTGCTGCTGCAGCTGAAGCGGAAAAACCCGGACGATCCGGGCGTGTCTACCGCCACCCAGATACTGGAAAATTACTTCGACGAATTCACAAAGAAGCACTACGAGAAAATACAGCGCTCCCTCAACCTGTCGGATGAGGACCTGCGCGAGGCCATCGGGCAGATCATCAAGCTCAATCCCAAGCCGGGCGGCAATTACAGTGTGCTCAACAAGGCGGAAAGCTATGTGATCCCCGACTTTTTTATCCTCAACAACAACGGCAAACTCGAATTGTCGCTCAACAGCAAAAACGCTCCCGACCTGCGCATTTCCGAAGGTTACCGCGAAATGCTGAAAGAATACGACCGGGGGGATAAAAAAGACAAGCGCCAGAAAGAAGCCGTACTGTTCATCAAACAGAAAATAGATGCGGCCAAATGGTTCATCGACGCTATCAAACAGCGCCAGCATACACTGCTGAGCACCATGGAGGCCATCATGAACTATCAGCACGAATTTTTCCTCACGGGCGATGAAACCACCATGAAACCCATGATCCTCAAGGACATTGCGGACATCACCCAGCTCGATATTTCCACCGTCAGCCGCGTGGCCAACAGTAAATACGTGCAAACCGAGTTCGGTACTTTCAAACTGAAATTTTTCTTCTCCGAATCCCTGTCTACCGACAGCGGCGAGGAAGTGTCTACCCGCGAGGTGAAAAAGATACTGGCCGACATGATCGGCGGCGAAAACAAACGCAAGCCGCTGAGCGATGAAAACCTGACCAAGATGCTGCAGGACAAAGGATATAACATTGCGCGCCGCACCGTGGCCAAATACCGCGAGCAGCTGAATATTCCCGTGGCCCGTTTACGCAAGGAACTATAA
- the recA gene encoding recombinase RecA, whose translation MSNAATNADKLKALRLTMDKIDKDFGKGSVMMMGEKGEHVWEVISTGSLGLDIALGVGGLPKGRIVEIYGPEASGKTTIAIHTIAEAQKKGGICAIIDAEHAFDSTYARRLGVDVDSLLISQPDHGEQALEIADRLILSGAVDVVVIDSVAALVPKGELEGEMGESKMGLQARLMSQALRKLTATISKTNCCCIFINQLREKIGVMFGNPETTTGGNALKFYASIRLDIRRMSQIKDGDEAVGNRVKVKVVKNKVAPPFRQAEFDIIFGLGVSKVGELIDMGVEYGIIQKSGSWFSYEGNKLGQGRDAVKQLLLDNPEVATEVEAKIKAKLAEQQA comes from the coding sequence ATGTCAAACGCCGCAACAAACGCCGATAAACTGAAAGCCCTCCGCCTTACGATGGACAAGATCGACAAGGATTTCGGGAAGGGGTCTGTGATGATGATGGGGGAAAAGGGAGAGCATGTATGGGAAGTGATTTCCACGGGATCGCTGGGCCTGGATATTGCGCTGGGCGTTGGCGGTTTACCTAAGGGCCGTATCGTTGAGATTTACGGGCCCGAGGCTTCCGGTAAAACCACAATTGCCATTCATACCATCGCAGAAGCGCAAAAGAAAGGCGGTATCTGCGCCATTATAGATGCGGAGCACGCATTCGACAGCACCTATGCCCGCCGCCTGGGGGTGGATGTGGATTCCCTGCTGATTTCGCAGCCCGACCATGGTGAGCAGGCGCTTGAGATCGCCGACCGCCTGATTTTGTCCGGAGCGGTGGATGTAGTGGTGATCGACTCCGTAGCCGCGCTGGTGCCGAAAGGGGAGCTGGAAGGGGAGATGGGTGAAAGCAAAATGGGCCTGCAGGCACGTCTGATGTCCCAGGCACTGCGTAAACTCACCGCCACCATTTCTAAAACAAACTGCTGCTGCATTTTCATCAACCAGCTGCGTGAAAAGATCGGTGTGATGTTCGGTAACCCCGAAACAACCACCGGTGGTAACGCCCTCAAGTTCTACGCTTCCATCCGGCTCGACATTCGCCGTATGAGCCAGATCAAAGACGGTGACGAAGCAGTGGGTAACCGCGTAAAAGTAAAAGTTGTAAAAAATAAAGTTGCACCTCCCTTCCGCCAGGCTGAGTTCGACATTATATTCGGGTTAGGCGTATCCAAAGTGGGTGAGCTGATCGATATGGGTGTGGAATATGGAATCATCCAGAAAAGCGGCAGCTGGTTCAGCTACGAAGGCAACAAGCTGGGTCAGGGCCGCGACGCCGTAAAACAACTCCTGCTCGACAATCCTGAGGTAGCCACAGAAGTGGAAGCCAAAATCAAGGCAAAGCTGGCCGAGCAGCAAGCATAA
- a CDS encoding DUF72 domain-containing protein encodes MAHSLHIGTSGWSYKDWKGLYYPETLKPTEYLAYFSREFKCVEINTSFYHLPRAQTVLNWAAAVPGDFRFCPKLSRYISHYQKLNDPSESLERFFSVFDPVKEKLGPVLVQLPANAPFKREVAEHFFTVLQKQYSDYVFALEIRHESWLEAQSVELLRQYGISLVIAQSAMPFPYHELVTAKDIYLRFHGPGKLYASKYHHQTMKAYARKCAQWLRDKHRVWVFFNNDFYGYAIENARQLEQYIEAEMKHG; translated from the coding sequence TTGGCCCATTCGCTGCACATAGGTACCTCCGGGTGGAGTTACAAAGACTGGAAAGGGTTGTATTACCCGGAAACATTAAAACCCACGGAATACCTCGCGTATTTCAGCCGGGAGTTTAAATGCGTTGAGATCAACACCAGCTTTTATCATCTGCCCAGGGCGCAAACCGTCCTGAACTGGGCAGCTGCCGTGCCCGGTGACTTCCGCTTCTGTCCCAAGCTCAGCCGGTATATCAGTCATTACCAGAAACTGAACGATCCCTCGGAAAGCCTGGAGCGTTTCTTTTCCGTGTTTGATCCGGTAAAGGAAAAGCTGGGCCCTGTTCTGGTACAATTGCCTGCCAATGCGCCCTTCAAGCGGGAGGTGGCGGAGCACTTTTTTACCGTCTTGCAAAAACAATACAGCGATTACGTTTTTGCCCTGGAGATACGCCACGAAAGCTGGCTGGAAGCACAAAGTGTGGAATTATTACGACAATATGGTATTTCACTGGTGATTGCCCAGTCCGCGATGCCCTTTCCGTACCATGAGCTGGTAACGGCGAAAGATATTTACCTGCGTTTTCACGGGCCGGGCAAACTCTATGCATCGAAATACCATCATCAGACGATGAAGGCTTACGCCCGCAAATGCGCGCAATGGCTGCGGGACAAACACCGGGTATGGGTGTTTTTCAACAACGACTTTTACGGTTATGCGATCGAGAATGCGCGGCAGTTGGAGCAGTACATTGAAGCGGAGATGAAGCATGGGTAA
- a CDS encoding NAD(P)H-dependent oxidoreductase → MQSTKKILIIQGNPDNDSYSKALALAYKQGAEKAGHEVTLLTLNHLQFNPVLQHGYKQRTPWEPDLEMAWEKIRECHHMVWVYPTWWGTLPALLKGFIDRLFLPGKTFQYRQGSVLWDKLLKGKTARLITTMDSPAWYNWLVYRSAGHHAMKNATLEFCGVKPVKITTIANLRRLKKKQRELWLNKVTALGHRAR, encoded by the coding sequence ATGCAAAGCACAAAAAAAATCCTGATCATCCAGGGCAATCCGGATAACGACAGCTACAGCAAGGCCCTGGCCCTTGCTTACAAGCAGGGCGCCGAAAAAGCCGGGCACGAAGTGACCCTTCTCACGTTGAATCACCTGCAATTTAACCCCGTGCTGCAACATGGCTACAAGCAGCGCACCCCATGGGAACCTGATCTGGAAATGGCCTGGGAGAAAATCCGGGAATGCCATCACATGGTGTGGGTATATCCCACCTGGTGGGGTACTTTGCCGGCGCTGTTAAAAGGATTTATCGACCGGTTGTTTTTACCCGGCAAAACATTTCAATACCGTCAGGGCTCCGTGCTGTGGGACAAATTACTGAAAGGGAAAACGGCCCGGCTGATTACGACGATGGACAGTCCGGCCTGGTATAACTGGCTGGTGTACCGCTCTGCCGGTCACCATGCCATGAAAAATGCAACGCTGGAATTCTGTGGTGTGAAGCCCGTAAAAATCACCACTATTGCAAACCTCCGCCGGTTAAAAAAGAAGCAGCGCGAACTTTGGCTCAACAAAGTGACGGCGCTGGGCCACAGGGCCCGTTAA
- a CDS encoding Crp/Fnr family transcriptional regulator, with protein MAATTFQTSAIDTLLRFFSSVTPLSPHAAAAICNCLVLEKFPRKHLLQQQQRMATHLYIVGKGMLRSFYRHKGKEVTTALGLENCVICALDGLLSHEPSFYNIETLEESEIISIAFSDLEALYNDFHEIERLGRLMITRYYLEQEAGLRSLRFKTAEERYRELETTNPELLQRAPLGYLASYLGITQATLSRIRSRY; from the coding sequence ATGGCTGCCACTACCTTTCAAACATCGGCGATCGACACGCTGCTCCGGTTTTTTTCTTCCGTCACACCTTTATCGCCCCATGCCGCAGCGGCTATCTGCAATTGCCTGGTGCTTGAAAAATTTCCCCGCAAACACCTGCTCCAGCAACAACAGCGCATGGCCACCCATTTGTACATCGTCGGCAAAGGGATGCTCCGCAGCTTCTACCGCCATAAGGGGAAAGAAGTCACCACCGCCCTTGGTCTTGAAAACTGCGTGATCTGCGCACTGGATGGTTTGCTGAGCCATGAACCTTCGTTTTACAATATAGAAACGCTCGAAGAGAGTGAAATCATCTCTATCGCCTTCAGCGACCTGGAAGCGTTGTATAACGACTTTCATGAAATCGAACGCCTCGGGAGGCTGATGATCACCCGGTATTACCTCGAACAGGAAGCTGGCCTTCGTTCGCTGCGGTTCAAAACCGCGGAAGAACGTTACCGGGAACTGGAAACCACTAACCCCGAACTTCTACAGCGGGCGCCACTGGGGTACCTCGCTTCTTATCTCGGCATTACACAGGCCACTCTCAGCCGCATCAGGAGCAGGTATTGA
- a CDS encoding J domain-containing protein has protein sequence MRDYYSILGVSEHAAQHQIKSAFRKLCMEYHPDKTGGNKTLEEKFRQILAAYEVLGDPASRSRYDQRLAWQRSAAASRPAAEQPVYTSPPPRQPAAPPVQADKPVNMPRKAMLFTAVGLCFFFVLLYFFGPAPKDPNAPDENAVTPPPVISSLFPKATDEDPFVLLPGQERQRLGAILAGSDTTHRFVNMDADDIPELVAGGYLFATTDGETYRLVFHYDGAMYVQQNLLYLYFNDLLGAYRSCYRCAVAGLPNDESIAEIRMVYDSGRVVFPEHDKYRSIAILENLQHLFKKGIPPTDSRGHDDGTRKELLRHFIAYHFNQRDPAVTKALFEQLYTGTDKETIRRDLAGMVDVLEKRITSAAATQ, from the coding sequence ATGCGTGACTATTATAGCATATTGGGAGTGAGTGAGCATGCTGCTCAGCACCAGATCAAAAGCGCGTTCAGGAAACTCTGTATGGAGTACCATCCTGATAAAACAGGGGGCAATAAAACACTGGAGGAAAAGTTCAGGCAGATACTGGCAGCTTACGAAGTACTGGGTGACCCAGCCAGCAGGTCCCGTTACGATCAGCGCTTGGCCTGGCAACGTTCTGCCGCCGCCAGCCGGCCTGCAGCGGAGCAACCTGTTTATACATCGCCTCCTCCGCGGCAACCAGCTGCGCCACCGGTTCAGGCAGACAAACCGGTAAATATGCCGCGCAAAGCCATGCTGTTCACCGCGGTAGGGTTGTGTTTCTTTTTTGTACTGCTTTATTTTTTCGGGCCGGCGCCGAAAGATCCGAATGCGCCGGATGAAAACGCCGTCACACCGCCACCTGTGATCAGTTCGCTATTTCCAAAGGCCACCGATGAAGATCCCTTTGTTCTGCTGCCGGGGCAGGAGCGCCAGCGGCTCGGTGCCATTCTCGCAGGCAGCGATACAACACACCGTTTCGTGAATATGGATGCGGATGACATTCCGGAGCTGGTGGCGGGCGGATACCTGTTTGCCACAACAGACGGTGAAACCTACCGGCTTGTTTTTCATTACGACGGCGCCATGTATGTGCAGCAAAACCTGCTATACCTCTACTTCAACGACCTGCTGGGGGCATACCGCAGCTGTTACCGCTGTGCCGTGGCGGGACTGCCGAATGATGAGTCGATCGCAGAAATCAGGATGGTGTACGATAGCGGGCGCGTGGTTTTCCCTGAACATGATAAATACCGGAGTATCGCCATTCTTGAAAACCTGCAGCACCTCTTCAAAAAAGGTATTCCGCCAACAGACAGCCGGGGCCACGACGATGGAACGCGGAAAGAATTGCTGCGCCATTTCATCGCTTATCACTTTAATCAGCGCGATCCCGCCGTCACGAAAGCGCTTTTTGAGCAACTGTACACCGGAACGGATAAAGAGACTATCCGGCGTGATCTTGCCGGCATGGTCGATGTGCTGGAAAAAAGAATAACCTCCGCCGCTGCAACGCAGTGA